A single region of the Tachyglossus aculeatus isolate mTacAcu1 chromosome X1, mTacAcu1.pri, whole genome shotgun sequence genome encodes:
- the CDHR4 gene encoding cadherin-related family member 4 — MGLLYPGELIFALGFTAITTTRALVLLDLPWTTAIPESKEPGSTIFRFFFNCNMVTSTSPNLELLSVQPFSTFFNKPGLSRIKDVFLGTVSLSSAAVLDARQANHYILKLKVSCGPGEETEQPLTVMVLRDDGPPICMGLFDSPAGASVQVLETVAPKSQLYTVLLRRDLGSSQRVRIVSPQSPPYFPGPFTVDSRGHVLAPDESFVGHAGKTFRLQISVMDRKNRSCQGTLTVEVLPDPQSQVFFWNHPQDFNISESASPGSRVTQLQANGSNLFYDIIAPEHCPLYSIGPEDGTIRTTSPLDLGRDPGAAVTWLQVKAYERARPSNSAQLSISITVLPTNRWSPRCTPALLVTQVPETKPNGSILMTMSCSDPDSSNSSFSYQLQPSETQPYNFRLQNSVLRQVNTTLDYDSASPDFQYTATILVTDNGHPPLTTQVPVLVMVTPVNEHAPRCSPPFAFLVREDALPGHQVGTINGFDPDYPFNNIDYRISDSSKLFYLDHHKGQIFLLGPLDYETQRSYKLTISLTDWGQDQDPTKHLSGSCTITIEVQDVNDNPPECTPPYQELTIYSKLRISTEVGRITCWDRDAPEQQRFSYTIVGGNNKGDFHLSAGGQHLTLFYNSTSFQPDRLFDAHTHQLLVRVVDDGSTFPHLSTTVTILVHVFPWVTTETTMSTVTPTTPAATPLLVTGIELYWAPEPWFVAVLTVTGALLIIALGWLLYRSLSRMVLSPSTIRKASLPLLQPSAKENEKTTDGLQSNKEEATGSIPTLQLFDGRAQDPVTGRDYLFNSNTGARHWI, encoded by the exons ATGGGACTGCTGTACCCTGGGGAGCTCATCTTTGCCCTGGGGTTCACAG ccatcaccaccaccaggGCTTTAG TATTGTTAGATTTGCCCTGGACAACAGCCATCCCAGAGAGCAAGGAACCAGGCTCCACCATCTTCCGGTTCTTCTTCAATTGCAACATGGTGACGTCCACGAGCCCAAACCTGGAACTCCTAAGCGTCCAACCATTCAGCACCTTCTTCAACAAGCCCGGCCTCAGCAGAATCAAGGATGTCTTCCTGGGGACG GTGTCCCTGAGCAGTGCAGCGGTGCTTGATGCCCGACAGGCCAATCATTACATCCTGAAGCTGAAGGTGAGCTGTGGGCCCGGCGAGGAGACGGAGCAGCCACTCACTGTCATGGTGTTGCGAGATGATGGTCCCCCCATCTGTATGGGGCTCTTTGACAGCCCAG CTGGAGCCTCAGTGCAGGTGCTGGAGACGGTGGCCCCCAAGTCCCAGCTGTACACAGTGCTCCTCCGCAGGGACCTTGGATCCTCCCAGAGG GTGAGGATTGTCAGCCCTCAGAGTCCCCCATATTTCCCAGGCCCATTCACTGTGGACTCGAGGGGCCATGTGTTGGCCCCAGATGAGAGCTTCGTTGGCCACGCTGGCAAG ACCTTCCGGCTGCAGATCTCCGTGATGGACAGAAAAAATCGCAGTTGTCAGGGAACCCTGACCGTGGAGGTCCTGCCCGACCCCCAAAGTCAGGTCTTCTTCTG GAACCATCCCCAGGATTTCAACATCTCAGAGAGTGCAAGCCCTGGGAGCAGAGTCACCCAGCTACAAGCCAATGGCAGCAACCTGTTCTATGACATCATCGCCCCAGAACATTGTCCCCTCTACTCCATCGGACCTG AGGATGGGACTATCCGGACGACTTCTCCCCTGGACCTGGGGCGAGACCCAGGGGCTGCTGTCACCTGGCTGCAAGTGAAAGCCTATGAACGTGCGAGGCCCAGCAACAGTGCTCAGCTCTCCATCAGCATCACCGTCCTGCCCACCAACCGCTGGAGTCCCCGCTGCACCCCTGCCCTGCTTGT gaCCCAGGTCCCAGAGACCAAGCCCAATGGCAGCATACTGATGACTATGTCTTGCTCCGACCCGGACTCCAGCAACTCCAGCTTCAGTTACCAGCTGCAGCCCAGTGAGACCCAACCATACAACTTCCGCCTGCAAAACTCAGTCCTTCGG CAGGTGAACACGACCCTGGACTACGACTCAGCCTCACCTGACTTCCAGTACACGGCTACCATCCTGGTGACTGACAACGGTCACCCTCCCTTGACCA CCCAGGTGCCAGTGTTGGTGATGGTGACACCTGTCAACGAGCATGCCCCGAGATGCTCCCCGCCCTTCGCTTTCCTGGTGAGGGAGGATGCTCTGCCTGGCCACCAAGTGGGCACCATCAATGGCTTTGACCCTGACTACCCATTCAACAACATTGACTACCGCATCTCTGATTCATCCAAGCTATTCTACCTAGATCATCACAAAG GGCAGATCTTTCTCCTAGGACCTCTGGACTACGAAACCCAAAGATCATATAAGCTCACCATCTCCCTGACTGATTGGGGCCAGGACCAAGACCCTACAAAACACCTGTCGGGTTCTTGCACCATCACCATTGAGGTCCAG GATGTGAATGACAACCCTCCAGAGTGCACCCCACCATACCAAGAGCTCACCATCTATTCCAAGCTGAGGATCAGCACAGAAGTTGGCCGGATCACCTGCTGGGACAGAGACGCACCTGAGCAGCAGAGATTCTCCTACACCATCGTAGGAG ggAACAACAAGGGAGATTTCCACCTGTCAGCAGGCGGCCAACACCTCACCCTCTTCTACAACTCCACCTCTTTTCAGCCCGATAGGCTCTTTGATGCCCACACTCACCAGCTTCTGGTCCGGGTGGTCGACGATGGCTCCACGTTCCCTCACCTCAGCACTACAGTCACCATCCTAGTCCACGTGTTCCCCTGGGTGACCACCGAGACCACCATGAGCACTGTcacccccaca ACCCCCGCAGCAACACCCTTGCTGGTGACTGGCATCGAGTTGTACTGGGCCCCAGAGCCCTGGTTTGTGGCAGTGCTGACGGTCACTGGAGCCCTCCTGATAATAGCCTTGGGCTGGCTCCTCTACAGATCCCTGAGCAG GATGGTCCTGAGCCCATCAACAATTCGGAAGGCCTCCTTGCCCCTCCTGCAGCCCAG tgccaaagaaaatgaaaagaccaCAGATGGGCTGCAAAGCAATAAGGAAGAAGCGACTGGCAGCATCCCGACCCTG cagctgtttgatggcagagcccaggatcctG TTACAGGCAGAGACTACCTCTTCAACAGCAATACAGGCGCCCGCCACTGGATCTGA